A section of the Oncorhynchus tshawytscha isolate Ot180627B linkage group LG09, Otsh_v2.0, whole genome shotgun sequence genome encodes:
- the LOC112258628 gene encoding LIM and SH3 domain protein 1 — MNPSCGRCGTIVYPTEKVNCLDKYWHKGCFSCEICKMTLNMKNYKGFEKRPYCNAHYPKTNFTCVADTPENLRLKQQSKMQSQVQYKEEFEKNKGKGFSAVADTPEMQRIKKTQDHISNIKYHEEFEKNRMGGEIPSPQPNSPNPVFQQPHQPPAASKNYSYEPAAAPGPVRQVAAAPPPSSGKRYQAVYDYAAADEDEVGFLEGDVIVDAQVIDEGWMYGRVERTGQQGMLPANYVEAI, encoded by the exons tactGGCACAAAGGATGCTTCAGCTGTGAGATCTGCAAAATGACTCTAAACATGAAGAATTACAAAGGCTTTGAAAAGAGACCATACTGCAATGC ACACTACCCCAAGACAAACTTTACCTGTGTGGCCGACACTCCCGAGAACCTCCGCCTCAAACAGCAGAGCAAGATGCAGAGCCAG GTGCAGTACAAGGAGGAGTTTGAGAAGAACAAAGGGAAAGGTTTCAGTGCTGTGGCCGACACGCCAGAGATGCAGAGAATCAAGAAAACACAGGACCATATCAGCAAC attAAGTACCATGAGGAGTTTGAGAAGAACAGGATGGGAGGAGAAATCCCATCTCCCCAGCCCAACAGCCCCAATCCAG tGTTCCAGCAGCCCCACCAGCCCCCTGCTGCGTCTAAGAACTACAGCTATGAGCCAGCAGCGGCTCCTGGACCAGTCCGTCAGGTGGCCGCCGCCCCCCCTCCCAGCTCCGGG AAGCGGTACCAGGCGGTGTATGACTATGCTGCAGCCGACGAGGACGAGGTGGGCTTCCTGGAGGGAGATGTGATCGTGGACGCGCAGGTGATCGACGAGGGCTGGATGTACGGCCGTGTCGAGCGCACTGGCCAGCAGGGCATGCTGCCTGCTAACTATGTCGAGGCCATCTGA